In a single window of the Bacillus mycoides genome:
- a CDS encoding DUF2768 domain-containing protein, with product MSEGLMKMWFALGAIGFMFLAVSFILLSRHKMKNKFLKGITALVAYTLMIVSGIVIFLVVFSGPIEQ from the coding sequence ATGTCGGAAGGGCTTATGAAAATGTGGTTTGCTTTAGGGGCAATTGGATTTATGTTTCTTGCAGTAAGTTTTATTTTATTGAGTAGGCATAAAATGAAGAATAAATTTTTGAAAGGGATTACAGCTTTAGTAGCGTACACCCTCATGATTGTATCGGGAATTGTTATTTTCCTTGTTGTATTTAGTGGCCCTATTGAGCAATAA